A stretch of Sulfuricurvum sp. DNA encodes these proteins:
- the thrB gene encoding homoserine kinase has product MFVSVPATSANLGPGFDSLGLAVDLRNRVELVPSRFFAVSIKGEGENNPRLKGNNLFVSIFNEHYRRLTQKRQNFKFTFYNQIPMSRGLGSSSAVIVSAISCAHEAAGVKVSKRRILNYALVYETHPDNITPAVMGGFNSSMVEKQKVFSQQKHMPDYLRAVVVIPNKPISTAKSRTTLPKSYSKENAVFNLSHTAVTVGAFYNEDWEMLRLATQDRFHQRLRMKMLPELFDIQRIAYENGALMSTLSGSGSTFFNMVYDQDAAMMADKFVSAFPDFDVKILNFDNDGLVVER; this is encoded by the coding sequence GTGTTTGTAAGCGTACCCGCAACCAGTGCCAACTTAGGACCAGGATTTGATTCACTGGGACTTGCTGTCGATTTACGTAATCGTGTAGAGCTTGTTCCGTCCCGTTTTTTTGCCGTTTCGATCAAAGGGGAGGGTGAAAATAACCCTCGTCTCAAAGGGAACAACCTTTTTGTCTCTATTTTTAACGAACATTACCGTCGTCTTACCCAAAAGCGTCAAAATTTTAAATTTACGTTTTATAATCAAATCCCTATGTCTCGCGGGCTTGGAAGTTCATCAGCCGTAATCGTGAGCGCTATCAGTTGTGCTCATGAAGCAGCAGGGGTAAAAGTCTCTAAACGCCGTATCCTCAATTATGCATTAGTCTATGAGACCCATCCGGATAATATCACTCCTGCGGTTATGGGGGGATTTAACTCAAGTATGGTAGAGAAGCAAAAAGTTTTTTCTCAGCAAAAACATATGCCTGATTACCTCCGAGCGGTGGTGGTGATCCCTAATAAACCGATTTCGACTGCAAAATCACGCACAACACTCCCAAAGTCATACAGTAAAGAGAATGCTGTTTTTAATCTCTCTCACACAGCAGTGACGGTTGGGGCGTTTTATAACGAAGATTGGGAGATGCTTCGTCTTGCTACCCAAGATCGTTTCCATCAACGGTTACGGATGAAAATGCTTCCGGAACTCTTTGATATTCAACGGATTGCGTATGAAAATGGTGCCTTGATGTCAACCCTCTCAGGTAGTGGTTCAACCTTCTTTAATATGGTCTATGACCAAGATGCTGCGATGATGGCCGATAAATTTGTGAGTGCATTTCCAGATTTTGATGTCAAAATCTTAAACTTTGACAACGATGGACTCGTTGTCGAACGATAA
- the ribD gene encoding bifunctional diaminohydroxyphosphoribosylaminopyrimidine deaminase/5-amino-6-(5-phosphoribosylamino)uracil reductase RibD, with protein MKTTAHAMKLALDLAWDYQLLTFPNPAVGAVCISADGAILSVGAHKVAGGPHAEVYALRDAYSLLSGDNTLAECYDAHTIHDYLRTHHNNIFNSVSMAVTLEPCSHSGKTPSCALLIRDLGIKELFIACKDPNPQAANGGKILEDAGIKCTFEVMESEGQKLLEPFIKWQNSPFVFFKWAQRLDGTIDNGIISSEMSRKHVHALREQCDLIVIGGNTVRHDRPSLDARLVNGKAPDVLIYSQKSDFDITIPLFSIPNRQVFIASDFERIKEYRLVMIEGGVGMFEASREVCDWYLSYIAPKIGGGLQTLGIITEDFEVLHAKITDNIILWMKKK; from the coding sequence ATGAAAACCACCGCTCATGCTATGAAACTCGCGCTCGATCTAGCGTGGGACTATCAACTCCTTACCTTTCCTAATCCTGCCGTCGGTGCAGTATGTATCTCAGCAGATGGAGCTATCCTCTCAGTCGGGGCGCATAAAGTTGCGGGTGGACCTCACGCCGAAGTCTACGCATTGCGGGATGCTTACTCACTCCTCAGCGGGGATAACACTTTAGCCGAGTGTTATGATGCACACACCATACACGATTATCTCCGAACCCATCACAACAACATTTTTAACTCTGTGTCGATGGCGGTGACGTTGGAGCCGTGTTCTCACAGCGGTAAAACCCCCTCTTGTGCTTTGCTAATACGTGACTTAGGGATAAAAGAGCTTTTTATAGCGTGTAAAGATCCGAACCCCCAAGCGGCAAATGGGGGAAAAATCCTCGAAGATGCGGGGATTAAATGTACTTTTGAAGTGATGGAGTCTGAGGGTCAGAAATTGTTAGAACCATTTATAAAATGGCAAAATTCCCCTTTTGTGTTTTTTAAATGGGCTCAACGCCTTGATGGAACGATAGATAACGGTATTATCAGCTCTGAAATGTCTCGTAAGCATGTCCATGCTCTTCGTGAACAATGCGACTTAATCGTGATTGGGGGAAATACCGTTCGACATGATCGTCCGAGCCTCGATGCACGACTGGTCAACGGAAAAGCTCCCGATGTACTGATTTACTCACAGAAAAGCGATTTTGATATCACAATCCCCCTTTTTAGTATCCCGAACCGCCAAGTATTTATCGCTTCTGATTTTGAACGGATAAAAGAGTATCGTCTTGTGATGATTGAGGGGGGAGTAGGGATGTTTGAAGCGAGTCGTGAGGTGTGTGATTGGTATCTCAGTTACATTGCACCCAAAATCGGAGGCGGTTTGCAAACTCTTGGAATCATTACAGAGGATTTTGAGGTACTGCACGCTAAAATCACCGATAATATTATCCTTTGGATGAAAAAGAAGTAG
- the lpxC gene encoding UDP-3-O-acyl-N-acetylglucosamine deacetylase, with the protein MKKQTTIGKSVELVGIGLHKGVPVHLRLEPLDSNSGIVFFRSDAGVSIPLLPGNVVDTKMATVIGKDGVFISTIEHMLSAIYAYGIDNLRVIVDADEVPVMDGSSMSFCMLLDEAGVVELDAPKKIMRIKKEVIVQEGDKYVKLIPSNDMNYDFTIKFSHPVIDKQSYVLKFNKENYKKEIARARTFGFVHEVQYLRSKGLALGGSLENAVVLDDKKVLNPEGLRFGDEFVRHKILDAIGDMSLIGMNFIGNYEAFAGSHDLNHKLTLELLKDPANYEILELSSEESKELAKAYA; encoded by the coding sequence ATGAAAAAACAAACCACAATCGGTAAAAGTGTTGAACTCGTAGGGATCGGTTTACACAAAGGGGTGCCGGTTCATTTACGACTTGAACCGCTTGATAGTAACAGCGGAATTGTTTTTTTTCGAAGCGATGCCGGTGTTTCTATCCCACTGCTTCCTGGGAATGTCGTTGATACTAAAATGGCTACCGTTATCGGAAAAGACGGGGTTTTTATCTCCACGATAGAACACATGCTTTCAGCGATTTATGCTTATGGGATTGATAATCTCCGTGTTATTGTCGATGCAGATGAAGTTCCGGTAATGGACGGTTCCTCGATGAGTTTTTGCATGTTATTAGATGAAGCGGGTGTTGTTGAGTTGGATGCTCCGAAAAAAATAATGCGGATTAAAAAAGAGGTTATTGTTCAAGAGGGGGACAAATATGTCAAATTAATCCCTTCCAATGATATGAATTACGATTTTACGATTAAATTTTCCCATCCCGTAATCGATAAACAAAGCTATGTTCTGAAATTTAATAAAGAAAACTATAAAAAAGAGATTGCCCGCGCACGGACGTTCGGCTTTGTACATGAAGTACAATATCTCCGTTCAAAAGGGCTTGCCCTTGGCGGAAGTTTGGAAAACGCGGTAGTATTGGACGATAAAAAAGTGCTCAATCCGGAAGGGTTACGATTCGGCGATGAATTTGTTCGCCATAAAATCCTCGATGCCATCGGTGATATGTCCTTGATAGGGATGAATTTTATTGGTAATTATGAAGCGTTTGCGGGAAGTCATGATCTTAACCACAAACTCACATTGGAACTTCTCAAAGATCCCGCAAATTATGAAATTTTAGAACTCTCTAGCGAAGAGTCCAAAGAGTTGGCAAAAGCGTATGCATGA
- the rbfA gene encoding 30S ribosome-binding factor RbfA gives MTPAQIKIKRTESMLKELIPEAISALADARIREVDVVDVKCSRGRSDAKVYLDPHDYTAQEQAAFIKLLEKVRPIIEEHCMKDQGWFRSPRLTFVFDDTLERSRNIEALFAKIAKEKKDES, from the coding sequence GTGACACCGGCACAAATAAAAATCAAACGTACGGAGTCAATGCTCAAAGAGCTGATTCCTGAAGCGATTTCAGCTCTTGCTGATGCACGTATACGCGAAGTAGATGTTGTGGATGTTAAATGTTCACGCGGTCGTAGTGATGCAAAAGTCTATCTTGATCCCCATGATTACACTGCGCAAGAGCAAGCCGCATTTATAAAACTGCTGGAAAAAGTTCGTCCTATTATCGAAGAGCATTGTATGAAAGATCAAGGGTGGTTTCGTTCTCCCCGTCTAACATTTGTCTTTGATGATACGTTAGAGCGTAGCCGAAATATTGAAGCATTGTTTGCCAAAATTGCCAAGGAGAAGAAAGATGAGTCTTGA
- the xseA gene encoding exodeoxyribonuclease VII large subunit, with protein MASVLSVSGINEQIKTLIETTFEFVSVEGELSRVTKHGSGHIYFTLKDANSSIKCVMFRGNAVRLKFSLEEGAHVVIHGALSLYTPRGEYQINCVSAEPYGAGALAVAFEQLKQKLESKEYFDPTRKKSFPKFPQTIILVTSATGAALQDMQRVASHRWPLVKLIVLDVLVQGSSAAGQIADALRYADTLNADVVVVGRGGGSIEDLWAFNEEIVADAIFAMNTPVMSAVGHEIDWVISDYVADMRAPTPSTAMQMLLPDQNELYQSIDEIRTRAFGMITQRLERKREQLTSMQEAFKRHGVEHRLEVQRELVKELRERLNRQMTQRLEQSRREIIPLMERLTQSIESTLRQKQFMITQLEQGFNANHPKNKNKSGFAQIAREGKVIDLDVLSVGDQFEAMNDKRVVRAEVVEITSA; from the coding sequence ATGGCTTCTGTGCTCAGTGTTTCGGGGATTAATGAACAGATTAAAACTCTCATCGAAACAACGTTTGAATTTGTCAGTGTCGAGGGGGAACTCTCCCGCGTCACTAAACACGGTAGCGGACACATCTACTTCACACTCAAAGATGCCAACTCTTCGATAAAATGTGTTATGTTTCGCGGTAATGCGGTGCGGTTAAAATTCTCTCTCGAAGAGGGTGCTCATGTGGTTATTCACGGTGCATTATCACTCTATACTCCTCGCGGTGAATATCAGATTAACTGTGTCAGTGCCGAACCCTATGGTGCAGGGGCATTGGCGGTTGCGTTCGAGCAACTCAAACAAAAGTTAGAATCAAAAGAGTACTTCGACCCGACACGTAAAAAAAGCTTTCCTAAATTCCCCCAAACAATCATTTTAGTCACCTCCGCGACAGGGGCAGCATTACAGGATATGCAGCGCGTCGCATCGCATCGATGGCCGTTGGTCAAACTCATCGTTTTGGATGTATTGGTACAAGGTTCAAGTGCGGCGGGACAAATAGCCGATGCACTGCGTTATGCTGATACGTTAAACGCGGATGTGGTCGTTGTGGGACGGGGTGGTGGAAGTATCGAGGATTTATGGGCGTTTAACGAGGAGATTGTTGCCGATGCCATCTTTGCCATGAACACTCCCGTAATGTCGGCGGTGGGACATGAAATCGACTGGGTTATCAGCGATTATGTCGCCGATATGCGCGCTCCGACACCGAGCACGGCGATGCAGATGCTTCTCCCCGATCAAAACGAGCTATACCAAAGTATCGATGAGATTCGTACCCGTGCGTTTGGGATGATTACACAACGACTAGAGCGTAAGCGTGAACAGCTCACCTCGATGCAAGAGGCATTTAAACGTCACGGGGTAGAACATCGTTTAGAGGTTCAACGCGAGCTGGTCAAAGAACTACGAGAGCGGTTAAATCGACAGATGACACAACGCTTAGAGCAAAGCAGACGGGAGATTATCCCGTTGATGGAGCGGTTAACGCAGAGTATCGAATCGACACTCCGTCAAAAGCAGTTTATGATTACACAGTTAGAGCAAGGATTCAATGCCAATCATCCCAAAAATAAAAACAAAAGCGGATTTGCACAGATCGCCCGTGAGGGGAAAGTGATCGATTTGGATGTTCTCAGTGTCGGGGATCAGTTTGAGGCTATGAATGATAAGCGGGTTGTGAGAGCTGAAGTGGTAGAAATTACTTCAGCGTAA
- a CDS encoding M23 family metallopeptidase — protein sequence MRRNRNGAGIVGWVLGAAAIGMIGFMAFSPRFEREDPVVTLSHDAYWNFKEPIKVDVSDISGLKSFSATIEGTHDEWVVVDETTPSKETKRHFEILPPKGKRTSEAESVVLKIKATDNSLWGLFMGNTIKKEVTLVIDQHRPTLSIIANSYKIQKGGSAIVVFKADDAHMESLNIETSFGKKFIAQPFYKKGYYASLLAWPVQNDTFSATVVARDKAGNETRSSVPLRLKDHAYKVSKLELSDAFLDGKIAELASVYKQTEGIDDRLEQFKVINENVRADNEKIIHTITSKVSKGMVSDFRPAPFYPLVNGQKVADFGDHRIYSFKGKTDLSNAYHMGLDLASIHMGAITSSNSGKVVFAESNGIYGNLPIIDHGLGLYTLYGHCSELEVKEGDSVTANQQIAKTGLSGYAMGDHLHFGILVQGIEVRPEEWMDRKWISDNITSVIDTAKMFIDQK from the coding sequence ATGAGACGCAATCGTAACGGTGCAGGAATAGTAGGATGGGTTTTGGGTGCAGCAGCGATAGGGATGATTGGTTTTATGGCATTTTCACCCCGTTTTGAGCGAGAAGATCCTGTTGTGACGTTAAGTCATGATGCTTATTGGAATTTTAAAGAGCCGATTAAAGTTGATGTGAGTGACATAAGCGGTCTAAAATCTTTTAGTGCAACGATTGAAGGGACTCATGATGAGTGGGTTGTTGTCGATGAGACTACCCCATCCAAAGAGACTAAACGCCATTTTGAAATTCTCCCACCAAAGGGAAAGCGTACCAGTGAAGCAGAATCGGTTGTCCTTAAAATTAAAGCGACCGACAACAGCTTATGGGGACTTTTTATGGGGAATACAATCAAAAAAGAGGTAACTCTGGTAATCGATCAGCACCGTCCTACCCTCTCGATTATTGCTAACTCGTATAAGATCCAAAAAGGGGGATCGGCTATCGTTGTTTTCAAAGCAGATGATGCCCATATGGAGAGTTTGAATATCGAGACCTCTTTTGGTAAAAAGTTTATTGCTCAACCGTTTTATAAAAAAGGGTATTACGCCTCACTCCTTGCATGGCCGGTACAAAACGATACTTTCAGTGCTACCGTTGTCGCACGTGATAAAGCAGGAAATGAAACCCGAAGTTCTGTCCCTTTGCGATTGAAAGACCATGCGTATAAAGTCTCTAAGCTGGAACTGAGCGATGCCTTTTTAGATGGAAAAATCGCGGAATTAGCCAGTGTCTATAAGCAAACAGAGGGGATTGACGATCGCTTAGAGCAGTTTAAAGTTATTAACGAAAACGTCCGTGCCGATAATGAAAAAATCATCCATACCATCACCTCAAAAGTCTCAAAAGGTATGGTAAGTGATTTTAGACCAGCCCCTTTTTATCCATTGGTAAACGGACAAAAGGTAGCTGATTTTGGTGACCACCGTATTTACAGTTTCAAAGGAAAAACGGATCTTTCCAATGCTTACCATATGGGGCTTGACCTTGCTAGTATCCATATGGGGGCGATTACGTCATCTAACAGTGGAAAAGTGGTCTTTGCAGAATCCAACGGTATCTATGGAAATCTTCCGATTATTGATCACGGATTAGGGTTATATACCCTTTATGGACACTGTTCAGAGCTTGAGGTCAAAGAGGGCGATAGTGTTACGGCAAATCAACAAATCGCTAAAACCGGTTTGAGCGGATATGCGATGGGTGATCATCTCCATTTTGGTATTTTAGTCCAAGGGATCGAAGTGCGTCCGGAAGAGTGGATGGATCGTAAATGGATTAGTGATAATATTACCAGTGTTATTGATACGGCGAAAATGTTTATTGATCAGAAGTAA
- a CDS encoding DUF448 domain-containing protein produces the protein MARNINQPVRMCIVCRERFTQSSLVRLQCKEGHLEPYMGMGRSFYLCNTCTDHKKTSGQLARYCKSNTPAALMNRLKEIVVNDG, from the coding sequence ATGGCGCGAAATATAAATCAGCCTGTACGTATGTGCATTGTTTGTAGGGAGAGATTTACACAATCGTCTCTCGTGCGACTTCAATGCAAAGAAGGACATTTAGAACCCTACATGGGAATGGGGCGAAGTTTTTATCTGTGCAACACGTGTACCGATCATAAAAAAACTTCGGGGCAGCTAGCCCGCTACTGTAAGAGCAACACCCCAGCAGCGCTGATGAATCGTTTAAAGGAGATCGTCGTTAATGATGGATAA
- a CDS encoding ribosome maturation factor RimP — MSLERDIQKMAESIGLALYDTQLLHENENTIYRVSVTAPGGVTLNQCAELTHLINPLLDVTSPVGGEYRLEVSSPGIERRLKTLDHFVQSVGEKVALSTIAKEKFEGEMMGVENDEIILMTKENGEQRIPFRSISKAKTYFEW, encoded by the coding sequence ATGAGTCTTGAACGTGATATCCAAAAAATGGCAGAGTCCATCGGTCTTGCTTTGTATGACACGCAACTTCTGCACGAAAATGAGAATACCATCTATCGTGTCAGTGTAACAGCTCCGGGCGGTGTAACATTGAATCAATGTGCAGAACTCACCCATCTTATCAATCCCCTTTTAGACGTTACCTCTCCCGTAGGTGGTGAGTATCGTCTCGAAGTGAGTAGTCCAGGGATTGAGAGACGTTTGAAAACGTTGGATCATTTTGTTCAATCTGTCGGTGAAAAAGTAGCTTTGAGCACCATCGCAAAAGAGAAATTTGAGGGAGAAATGATGGGTGTCGAAAACGATGAAATCATTTTAATGACCAAAGAAAACGGGGAGCAAAGAATCCCTTTTCGCTCCATTAGCAAGGCTAAAACCTACTTCGAGTGGTAA
- the infB gene encoding translation initiation factor IF-2 → MMDKVRVHEIAKELGINSKEVVDKAAAMGLNVKTASSTVSMEEAEKIMNYIMSGAAHESSAPKAAVKEVVEEAPVVAVEEPKAVEPVSVVETTPVIEVVEEEAPKRSGLKIVKKARPVEVVTAPVKNESVNISQYGKVSAEVQRELEAKKAKKNQSNAPVSKKEQGVRLDIFGGDISDVSMDYEDEQVVLLDFSDLHTNIPPEEEQKPKEKKPLGRNSGKKQGANRGKPRQVSREARKKYSKDIKEDEVITHVEIAEDVRVYEFAEKVGQTISAVIKVLFDLGMMVTKNDFLGKDEIEILASEFGVEVTTIDPKDAFNLETAYDEEHEDSEGSVERPPVITIMGHVDHGKTSLLDAIRNAKVAHGEAGGITQHIGAYSVEQKGKLITFLDTPGHEAFSAMRSRGAQLTDIIVIVVAADDGVKPQTRESVKHAQDAKVPVIVAVNKMDKPGANPDMVKAQMAELGLNPTEWGGDVEFVGVSAKAMTGIDELLEAILLQSEVMELTANPDVMAKAVVVESTLEKGRGPVATVIVQNGTLHVGDNIVCGGAYGRVRALINDRKVQLKEIGPSQTAVVVGLSDVPPSGEVMMVMESDREAREVAQKRADYDRHRELSLSTKASFDDLTSLIAEGRIKALKVVLKTDVHGSLEAIKSALADLRNEEVKVEVISSGVGGITENDVALVNNSENCALLGFNVRPTGNVNAMAKQMGVEIKTYSIIYQLIDDVKLLLGGMMAPQFREENTGQAEVRDTFPMPKGSGTIAGCVVVDGKLVRGGMVRVIREGVVIHEGDLTSLRRFKDDVKEVTKGFDCGVVLNGYTDVKVGDVIETFKKIETKVTL, encoded by the coding sequence ATGATGGATAAAGTAAGAGTTCATGAAATCGCCAAGGAACTTGGAATCAATTCTAAAGAGGTGGTGGATAAAGCAGCCGCTATGGGGTTGAATGTTAAAACTGCTTCAAGTACTGTATCAATGGAAGAAGCTGAAAAAATCATGAACTACATCATGAGCGGAGCAGCACATGAGTCAAGTGCTCCTAAAGCAGCTGTTAAAGAGGTTGTAGAGGAAGCTCCGGTTGTTGCTGTAGAAGAGCCAAAAGCGGTTGAGCCTGTTAGCGTTGTTGAGACAACTCCTGTTATTGAGGTAGTGGAAGAAGAAGCTCCAAAACGTTCTGGGCTTAAAATTGTCAAAAAAGCACGCCCTGTTGAAGTTGTCACTGCACCGGTAAAAAATGAGAGTGTAAATATTTCTCAATATGGTAAGGTAAGTGCAGAAGTACAGCGTGAGCTTGAAGCCAAAAAAGCGAAGAAAAATCAAAGTAATGCCCCTGTCAGCAAAAAAGAGCAAGGGGTACGTCTTGATATTTTTGGCGGTGATATTTCTGATGTCTCTATGGATTATGAAGATGAACAAGTAGTACTTCTTGATTTCAGTGATCTCCATACCAATATCCCTCCGGAAGAAGAGCAAAAACCAAAAGAGAAAAAACCACTCGGACGAAATTCAGGTAAAAAACAGGGTGCAAATCGTGGTAAACCGCGTCAAGTTTCTCGTGAAGCACGTAAAAAATATTCTAAAGATATTAAAGAAGATGAAGTTATTACTCACGTAGAAATCGCTGAAGATGTTCGTGTTTATGAATTTGCCGAAAAAGTAGGACAAACTATCTCTGCGGTTATCAAAGTCCTTTTTGATTTAGGGATGATGGTAACTAAAAATGACTTCCTCGGAAAAGATGAAATCGAAATTTTGGCAAGTGAGTTTGGGGTTGAAGTAACGACTATCGATCCAAAAGATGCCTTTAATCTCGAAACAGCTTACGATGAAGAGCACGAAGACAGTGAAGGTTCAGTTGAGCGTCCTCCTGTTATTACGATTATGGGGCACGTTGACCACGGTAAAACATCACTTTTGGATGCAATCCGTAATGCAAAAGTTGCACACGGCGAAGCGGGTGGCATTACTCAACATATCGGTGCATACTCAGTAGAGCAAAAAGGTAAATTGATTACATTCCTCGATACTCCGGGGCATGAAGCGTTTAGTGCTATGCGTTCACGCGGGGCTCAGCTTACCGATATTATCGTTATCGTCGTAGCGGCGGATGATGGAGTTAAGCCACAAACACGCGAATCGGTAAAACATGCACAAGATGCAAAAGTTCCGGTTATCGTTGCAGTCAATAAAATGGATAAACCGGGTGCAAATCCAGATATGGTAAAAGCCCAAATGGCAGAACTTGGACTTAATCCTACAGAGTGGGGCGGAGATGTAGAGTTCGTTGGTGTCTCTGCAAAAGCAATGACAGGAATCGATGAACTATTAGAAGCTATCTTACTTCAATCTGAAGTGATGGAGCTTACAGCAAACCCTGATGTCATGGCAAAAGCGGTCGTTGTTGAGTCTACATTGGAAAAAGGGCGTGGACCGGTTGCTACCGTCATCGTTCAAAACGGAACGCTTCATGTCGGTGATAACATCGTTTGTGGTGGTGCATACGGGCGTGTTCGTGCACTTATTAATGATCGTAAAGTGCAACTCAAAGAGATCGGACCGAGTCAAACAGCTGTTGTCGTCGGTTTGAGCGATGTACCGCCATCAGGTGAAGTTATGATGGTTATGGAAAGTGATCGTGAAGCACGTGAAGTAGCGCAAAAACGTGCTGATTATGATCGTCACCGCGAACTCTCATTGAGTACTAAAGCATCGTTTGATGACTTGACGTCGTTGATTGCCGAAGGTCGTATTAAAGCTCTTAAAGTAGTTCTTAAAACCGATGTTCACGGTTCTTTGGAAGCGATTAAATCAGCACTTGCTGATTTACGTAATGAAGAGGTTAAAGTTGAAGTTATCTCCAGCGGTGTCGGTGGAATTACCGAAAACGATGTTGCCTTGGTCAATAACAGTGAGAACTGCGCCCTTCTTGGATTTAATGTCCGTCCTACCGGTAATGTTAACGCGATGGCAAAACAGATGGGTGTAGAGATCAAAACTTACTCTATCATTTACCAATTGATTGACGATGTTAAATTGTTGCTCGGTGGTATGATGGCACCGCAATTTAGAGAAGAGAACACCGGACAAGCGGAAGTTCGTGATACCTTCCCAATGCCTAAAGGCTCAGGAACCATTGCAGGATGTGTGGTTGTTGATGGTAAATTGGTTCGTGGTGGAATGGTTCGTGTTATCCGTGAGGGTGTCGTTATCCATGAGGGTGATCTTACTTCTCTCCGCCGTTTCAAAGACGATGTCAAAGAGGTTACCAAAGGGTTCGATTGTGGTGTTGTCCTCAACGGATACACCGATGTTAAAGTGGGTGACGTAATCGAAACCTTCAAAAAAATCGAGACTAAAGTAACCCTGTGA
- the sppA gene encoding signal peptide peptidase SppA, with protein MMEIIKKIGSCLATGLKFIQAHFKATVLVVLVLWLILPSSEEGLKSHNLQKIALTGPIMDATSIVEQLDEARENKEVKGVLFSIDSPGGAVAPSVEIAYALKRLSDTKPTVVYAAGIMASGGYYSGIWGKEIIANPGSMIGSIGVIMEGADISGLMEKVGVKTQVVHAGTYKQVGTFDRPWSAVERAELDKVIGGTYNLFVGDVARARKLDINRSSEYADAHIFTAEQAKKVGLIDSIGVEFDAKKRVEVLTKVQDPEWNKEDPMDKFFKRFAAEGASLAHMYFPPVTLK; from the coding sequence ATGATGGAAATCATCAAAAAAATCGGCTCATGTTTAGCAACAGGGCTCAAATTCATCCAAGCTCATTTCAAAGCAACGGTTTTAGTTGTATTAGTCCTATGGCTTATCCTCCCATCAAGTGAAGAGGGGTTAAAATCCCATAATCTCCAAAAAATAGCCCTTACGGGTCCTATTATGGATGCTACCTCTATCGTTGAACAGCTTGATGAAGCACGTGAAAACAAAGAGGTTAAAGGGGTACTTTTTAGTATCGACTCTCCCGGCGGCGCGGTTGCTCCATCAGTCGAAATTGCTTATGCCCTCAAACGGCTCTCTGATACCAAACCGACCGTTGTTTACGCGGCAGGGATTATGGCGAGCGGAGGGTATTATTCAGGGATTTGGGGGAAAGAGATTATCGCCAATCCCGGTAGTATGATCGGCTCTATCGGTGTCATTATGGAGGGTGCCGACATCTCAGGACTTATGGAAAAAGTGGGGGTAAAAACCCAAGTGGTTCATGCCGGAACTTACAAACAAGTGGGGACGTTTGATCGCCCATGGAGCGCAGTGGAGCGTGCCGAACTCGACAAAGTAATCGGCGGGACTTATAATCTCTTCGTCGGAGACGTAGCCCGGGCCCGTAAACTCGACATTAATCGTAGCAGTGAGTACGCCGATGCCCATATCTTTACCGCTGAACAAGCTAAAAAAGTGGGGCTTATCGACAGTATCGGAGTAGAATTCGATGCCAAAAAACGGGTAGAGGTGTTAACAAAAGTCCAAGACCCCGAATGGAACAAAGAAGATCCTATGGATAAATTTTTCAAACGGTTCGCAGCAGAGGGAGCCAGTTTGGCTCACATGTACTTTCCACCCGTTACGCTGAAGTAA
- the ubiE gene encoding bifunctional demethylmenaquinone methyltransferase/2-methoxy-6-polyprenyl-1,4-benzoquinol methylase UbiE, with the protein MTKQEKIVSMFNDIAPTYDRANRVLSMGVDTFWRRKACDLAFGYCATKNIDSIVDVACGTGDMMGYWKRRADKAGITVSEIVGVDPSEGMVGVGREKFPKMTFHIAPATALPESDTTADIISISYGIRNVVERQAGLREFNRVLKSGGLVVILEFMKNENPSLLGKVRDWYMNNVLPRIGGLISNNYEAYRYLPDSIEGFLTVAKMRAELEEAGFEMLYTKSFSMDISTLMIARKK; encoded by the coding sequence ATGACCAAACAAGAAAAAATCGTCTCGATGTTCAACGATATCGCCCCAACATATGACCGTGCTAATCGGGTACTTAGTATGGGTGTCGATACTTTTTGGCGTCGTAAGGCATGTGATTTAGCGTTTGGCTACTGTGCTACGAAAAATATCGATTCGATTGTCGATGTCGCGTGCGGTACGGGTGATATGATGGGATACTGGAAGCGTCGTGCAGACAAAGCGGGTATTACTGTAAGTGAGATTGTCGGTGTTGATCCTAGTGAGGGGATGGTGGGTGTAGGACGTGAAAAATTTCCGAAAATGACGTTTCATATCGCCCCTGCAACAGCACTTCCAGAATCTGACACCACTGCTGACATCATCAGTATCTCGTATGGTATTCGTAATGTCGTTGAACGTCAAGCAGGATTACGCGAATTTAACCGTGTCCTCAAAAGTGGAGGACTGGTCGTAATCCTCGAATTTATGAAAAATGAAAATCCTTCATTGCTTGGTAAAGTGCGCGATTGGTACATGAACAACGTCCTTCCCCGCATCGGTGGATTAATCTCCAATAACTACGAAGCGTATCGCTATCTCCCTGACTCTATCGAGGGTTTTTTGACCGTGGCTAAAATGAGAGCTGAACTCGAAGAAGCAGGTTTTGAGATGCTCTATACTAAAAGCTTCTCTATGGATATTTCGACCTTGATGATTGCCCGTAAAAAGTAA